A region of Kribbella sp. NBC_01245 DNA encodes the following proteins:
- a CDS encoding carbohydrate binding domain-containing protein yields MARRLLRVLLSLLIAVPTTMTALPAQGVKGGEHTTHAQFPWSVVITRPGTSLLALATAADTGLNVIGTNTTLVTNGKTGAGTTSADYDPVIKKVGLIESGDTNCAGPQVGSKITNYEALIRQQLGEDLDPPVDGVTKGGFETGTTDGWTPAGTSATVNAGQHGGAHAVRLGAATATNGESKVAQTFTVPSGSTRLSFWYSVSCPDTVTYAWARATLKDETSGTTSAVLAKTCTNSQGWKEVTATVVPGHRYTLTHHSSETALFSPLT; encoded by the coding sequence ATGGCTAGAAGGCTTTTACGCGTCCTGCTCAGTCTCCTCATCGCAGTGCCGACAACAATGACCGCGTTGCCCGCGCAAGGTGTGAAGGGTGGGGAGCACACCACGCATGCGCAATTTCCGTGGTCGGTGGTGATCACTCGTCCCGGGACCTCCCTGCTGGCGTTGGCGACCGCGGCCGATACCGGCCTCAACGTGATCGGCACCAATACGACCCTGGTGACCAACGGAAAGACCGGTGCCGGAACGACCAGCGCGGACTACGACCCGGTGATCAAGAAGGTCGGCCTGATCGAGTCCGGCGATACGAACTGTGCCGGTCCGCAAGTCGGTTCCAAGATCACCAACTACGAGGCCCTGATCCGGCAACAACTGGGCGAAGACCTCGATCCGCCGGTCGATGGTGTGACCAAAGGCGGGTTCGAGACGGGTACGACCGACGGCTGGACGCCGGCCGGGACGTCGGCGACGGTCAACGCGGGTCAGCACGGCGGCGCGCACGCCGTACGGCTTGGAGCGGCGACTGCGACCAACGGCGAGTCGAAGGTGGCGCAGACGTTCACTGTGCCGAGTGGTTCGACCAGGTTGTCGTTCTGGTACAGCGTGAGTTGTCCCGACACCGTGACGTACGCCTGGGCGCGGGCGACGTTGAAGGACGAGACGAGCGGTACGACGAGTGCGGTGCTCGCGAAGACGTGCACGAATAGCCAAGGCTGGAAGGAGGTTACGGCCACGGTGGTGCCTGGACACCGATACACGTTGACGCATCATTCGTCGGAAACCGCCCTCTTCTCGCCGCTTACCTGA
- a CDS encoding proprotein convertase P-domain-containing protein — MAPSTKVAGGSVLAALALCLLTGAPANALPAGAYGSQGAYSQDGADAIDRVHGEPRPNGVQAISAKIPSAADLAGRWVNNDGRLVVAVTSARAAARVRAAGAVPQQVARSQADLDLLRAKVDRAARADTGNHLQSWGIDPVTNSVVVKTRDPKAFKFSAPGVRVVKVSTSFKQQAGDVNPGDPWWPGSESNCSVGFGATDAQGNKHFLTAGHCTNDVNQAAYGESGQRNKIGTSNVGGSRSINAREGDMGVVAVTETGWNLSASVNTWGQPAVTVTGAAEAIVGDSVCHSGNTAPNFECGKVRSVNQSIDYGNVVIDGLTTTDACSQGGDSGGAWLRGSEAVGLHSGGENSCTANQDNSIFQPVKEALTKWGLTLYTGTPDPGDDEAPTTPGNPRSTGTTADSVSLAWDASVDNIGVTGYEVYNGSTLATTVAGTTATVSGLTADTAYSFTIQAKDAAGNKSKPTVAESARTQPGDTGGGRTFVNGSDYPIRDYQVTISKISSTATGKPASPFKVTVEGNHTCLEDLNISVVSPSGRWYYLQRYGGTTCHPLPASKTYSVTPATTEAAAGTWTLRIGDNGPGDTGTLTGWSLTL; from the coding sequence GTGGCCCCCAGCACGAAAGTCGCCGGTGGTTCAGTGCTGGCAGCACTAGCCCTCTGCCTGCTCACCGGCGCCCCCGCCAACGCCCTTCCCGCCGGCGCGTACGGCTCGCAAGGCGCCTACTCCCAAGACGGTGCCGACGCGATCGATCGCGTGCACGGTGAGCCAAGACCGAACGGTGTGCAGGCGATTTCCGCCAAGATCCCCAGCGCGGCCGACCTGGCCGGACGCTGGGTGAACAACGATGGCCGCCTGGTCGTCGCGGTCACCAGCGCGCGGGCCGCCGCCCGCGTCCGCGCCGCTGGTGCCGTGCCTCAGCAAGTGGCCCGCTCGCAGGCCGACCTCGATCTCCTGCGCGCCAAGGTCGATCGTGCCGCCCGCGCGGACACCGGGAATCACTTGCAGAGTTGGGGAATCGACCCCGTCACCAACAGCGTGGTGGTGAAGACCCGCGACCCGAAGGCGTTCAAGTTCTCGGCGCCGGGCGTCCGGGTCGTCAAGGTCAGTACGTCGTTCAAGCAGCAAGCCGGCGACGTGAACCCGGGTGATCCGTGGTGGCCGGGCAGCGAGTCCAACTGCTCGGTCGGCTTCGGCGCGACCGATGCCCAGGGCAACAAGCACTTCCTGACCGCCGGTCACTGCACGAACGACGTGAACCAGGCGGCGTACGGCGAGAGCGGTCAGCGCAACAAGATCGGTACGTCGAACGTCGGCGGCAGCCGCAGCATCAACGCCCGCGAAGGCGACATGGGCGTGGTCGCGGTGACCGAAACCGGCTGGAACCTCAGCGCGAGCGTCAACACCTGGGGCCAGCCCGCCGTCACCGTCACGGGGGCGGCTGAGGCGATCGTCGGCGACTCGGTCTGCCACTCCGGTAACACCGCGCCGAACTTCGAATGCGGCAAGGTCAGGTCGGTCAACCAGAGCATCGACTACGGCAACGTCGTGATCGACGGTCTGACCACCACGGACGCCTGTTCGCAGGGTGGTGACTCCGGCGGTGCGTGGTTGCGTGGCAGTGAGGCCGTCGGTCTGCACTCCGGTGGCGAGAACAGCTGCACGGCCAACCAGGACAACTCGATCTTCCAGCCGGTCAAGGAAGCGCTGACCAAGTGGGGTCTGACGCTCTACACCGGTACGCCGGATCCGGGTGACGACGAGGCGCCGACCACGCCGGGCAACCCGCGTTCGACCGGTACGACGGCAGACAGCGTTTCGCTCGCCTGGGACGCCTCGGTCGACAACATCGGCGTGACCGGGTACGAGGTCTACAACGGCTCGACGCTTGCCACCACTGTTGCCGGTACGACGGCCACGGTGTCGGGTCTGACCGCGGACACGGCGTACTCGTTCACCATCCAGGCGAAGGATGCCGCAGGCAACAAGTCGAAGCCCACCGTGGCCGAGTCTGCGCGAACGCAGCCGGGTGATACCGGTGGCGGGCGGACGTTCGTCAACGGAAGTGACTATCCGATTCGGGATTATCAAGTAACGATCAGCAAGATCTCCTCTACCGCGACGGGTAAGCCGGCCAGCCCGTTCAAGGTCACCGTCGAGGGCAACCACACCTGCCTGGAGGACCTCAACATCAGCGTGGTGTCGCCCTCGGGCCGGTGGTACTACCTACAGCGCTACGGCGGCACCACCTGCCACCCGCTGCCCGCCAGCAAGACGTACTCCGTGACGCCGGCGACCACTGAGGCGGCCGCCGGCACGTGGACCCTGCGCATCGGCGACAACGGCCCAGGCGACACCGGCACCCTCACCGGTTGGTCCCTAACGCTCTGA
- a CDS encoding XRE family transcriptional regulator → MTEQPRHPSIGATSEPGSGSMSGPGSGPIDGPRSGPIDGPTDGPIGGLEFAAALRAAIRARGLGLERIRDHLRARGDSVSLATLSYWQSGRSRPERRESLVALAQLELVLEVPPGSLSGLLGPPRRRGRWLSRVPSAPEIAAFWPKPEAVDEAVSAVDTRWDERLTRISQHDQVFISADGGERSYLSRQVLRAEADGPDRWVVIMHLDEHDRPLPTIRPLQHCHLGRIVHRPEAGLLVAELLFDRPLLRGETVITEHELVNIAPYPPSTNYERKFRLPVREFALEVHFDPAAIPARCERFSRLDGDDEIVQQVTVDAYSVHGVALNFGPGRYGFRWSFSA, encoded by the coding sequence ATGACCGAACAGCCGCGGCATCCGAGTATCGGCGCGACGTCTGAGCCGGGTTCTGGCTCGATGTCCGGGCCGGGTTCTGGGCCGATAGACGGGCCGCGTTCTGGGCCGATCGACGGGCCGACGGATGGGCCGATCGGTGGGCTGGAGTTCGCTGCCGCGTTGCGGGCGGCGATCCGGGCTCGCGGGCTGGGGCTGGAGCGGATCAGGGATCACCTGCGGGCCCGAGGCGATTCGGTCAGCCTGGCCACGCTCAGCTACTGGCAGTCCGGTCGCAGTCGTCCCGAGCGCCGCGAGTCGTTGGTCGCGTTGGCGCAGCTCGAGCTGGTGCTGGAGGTGCCGCCCGGTTCGCTGTCCGGACTGCTCGGGCCGCCGCGGCGCAGGGGGCGTTGGCTGAGCCGGGTGCCGAGTGCGCCGGAGATCGCCGCGTTCTGGCCGAAGCCCGAGGCCGTCGACGAGGCCGTGAGTGCTGTCGACACCCGGTGGGACGAGCGGTTGACCCGGATCAGCCAGCACGACCAGGTCTTCATCAGCGCGGACGGCGGCGAACGGTCCTACCTCTCGCGGCAGGTCCTGCGTGCCGAGGCGGACGGGCCCGATCGCTGGGTCGTGATCATGCACCTGGACGAACACGACCGGCCGTTGCCGACGATCCGGCCGTTGCAGCACTGCCATCTCGGCCGGATCGTGCATCGGCCCGAAGCCGGTCTGCTGGTCGCGGAACTGCTCTTCGACCGGCCGCTGTTGCGCGGCGAAACCGTCATCACCGAACACGAGCTGGTCAATATCGCGCCTTATCCGCCGTCGACCAATTACGAACGCAAGTTCCGGCTGCCGGTCCGGGAATTCGCGCTCGAAGTGCATTTCGATCCGGCCGCCATTCCGGCCCGGTGTGAACGGTTCTCCCGGCTCGACGGTGACGACGAGATCGTCCAGCAGGTAACGGTCGACGCGTACTCGGTACACGGGGTGGCGTTGAATTTCGGACCCGGGCGGTACGGTTTCCGCTGGTCGTTCAGTGCTTAA